Part of the Apostichopus japonicus isolate 1M-3 chromosome 18, ASM3797524v1, whole genome shotgun sequence genome, AGGGTAACAAAAGAAGATGGGCAGGTTTGGGAGATGTAAATCAAATAACGACTACAGCAACCAATGGGAAGTTTCTGATTCGATATTTTATTAGTTCTCATTAAACACtacaatgaagaaaataaaatggttGTGACAGTGAAAAGGAGAGAAACCTCTCAGCAGAACTTGAAATTGTCTCTATTGACATTCTAGGTTAAGAGATGTTGTTAGGGGGTCTACAGCCCCAGAGTCAAATTAGGgaaacaagaaaatatgaatGTCTTTGGGAAATATGGAAAAACAAGAGAATTTTACTATCATTTTATCATGGAACAAAAATGAAGAGTAAAAGAAAATGGTTCCCCTGTGATGTAATTGTCCCCTGATCCTGACCTGACAGTTTTAGCGACCTCTAATGATGGGCCTTTTTtacttctgtatatatatatgtgtattgaTGTCATGCTGTCTCCTTCTAATatgcatgttttgttttgttttattcattgttATGACTTTAATGCTTCTTGATGCACATACTACGACCAAATTTGTTGGTTAAGTTTGGTTTTCTCTTCACTTTTAACACTTAttttgataatgtaaaatagcAACTTCAAACAAGACATTCTCTTCATTCCTCTGTTTTTTTGTGCTTTCGAAGTTTTGTGATGACCAAATtttgatataatatatttacatatatcgGTGAGATATATAAATTGGTGAGAATTTGAGGCAAGGTGCTGACACTGGAAAAGTGGCACTTGTacaattaaatttaaagaaacttaAAAATGGCAAAATCATTCTCtaattaaagggagtgaagactcgtgcacaaagaaacgtctgatgccggtaatctgacctagtttcaaatgagttgtaacagaagtgttagacaccaccatcgatcccagaaaatacacacacaacttgctaccatcggtaatgagacactagtgtacagtcaatacatgcagctactgtcaatacccacaacatagtgtacatagcagcgatggacagcTCAGGtcgtccagctaaagataacgatgtatcacgtttcattactgtctgcattttgtagcgacaagaaaaatacttcacttgcaagcaatggaaagttaactttttcagagggcggcacgcggtttggggcgagtcttcaatgcctttataaGTCTGTTTCTGATGGATAGGAAAAGTCAGTCAAGTGGttgaatgtaaaatataatGTACCTCTGAGGGAAAACTTGACAACTTTCAAGAGCTGAAGATTTCCAAAGATACTCCCTCTTCTTCAGAAACAACAATTAACTAGCTCGTTACTGCTTGCCATCATCATTAAATTAAAGTTGTTGGATCGTCCCGTGCTCTAACTTGGGTGACTTTCCTTTTAcacaggggtgggcaaccttttcgAATGGGCCAGATAAAAGGCGTGAAAATTTGACTGGGCCGCGCCTAACCAAcaacctgctgttgatttcaaaccttcgattccgaggactttcaagcaataggtgtgtacttaatctgtattcacaacaTAATGTcgatacagtacagttgatatttaatggggataataggcctacctgacagcaccattagtgccgataaattctaagcagctagctcattttttgtgatgatgtaaaatatatttttgttgagacatctcacaggccgcgtaaaaaatcactggcgggccgcatgtggcccgcgggccataGGTTCCCCTCCCCAGCTTAACCTCTTGGAACTTTTCTAGTGTACTGACTGCAGTATCAAGGAGATAGTACGATGCAAGGAGAGAATAACTACACCTCTAGAAGCAACCAGATTCCtttaaaacaatataatcataatGAACATTGAAACCTGACTCAACCAGGATTTCCAACTAAagtgtcaacaacaaaaatgaatcAATTTTCAAATTAGCTCATATTTTGGAATAGCTATATATAGAAACTATTTCAGATAACACAAACATTTGATCTGATAGTTTGGCAGAAATGAGTAATGTCTCCATCTAGAAGTTCTAAATAGACGATGACTTTAACCAACATACTCCAATATAACACAGTGTCAACATCTGTGCTCCTTGAGAGACATAGCATAGACCAGGGGTTATTTCTCAAGAGACAGCCCACCAAATCAGACGGGCCAAACATTTCAATCTGGTCCACCAATAAAAACACAGCCCACAATATTATCAGTTATGTAGACCCAGAAGGTCTTGGGGGCCTGAGTAGCCTACCCTGCACATTCATCAATCTTCGTATAGCAAGATTTTTATCACCTCGGGCAATTTTCTTAATCTGCTCCAAACCATGTTGACCTATGACCCTAGTAGACGATTGATTGAAAACATTTGGTATAGACAATCAGGAGTACTGCATCTTTTGTCATGGAGATCTGAAGGAGATGGATGATTTTGGTCTCTCAGTTGATGGACCGCAATCATTTCATCTCCTTTCTGGCATCTTGACATTATATTCTTCATCTGTTTCTATGCCCACCTCTTCCTAAAACAGATTAAAGAAATACTATTGTaaatatatagagatatagttCAGTATCTAATAGGCATGTACTTTAGCTGATCACAATCAAGGGAATTATTCACGGAAAAAAATCACAAACTAGGATACAAACACCCTTTActccatttcatttttttcttctcaaaataAACTGATTATTATTTCGTGTGGTACTCTCATGAATTTGAATGGGGGATAAAATGCATCAAAGAGACCTACTGTACCTGATTGTACAAAACTTCAGTGGAAGTTTGTGCACCTGTCCATGTTCTGtttactactatactactataaTCTATATACTATAATAGTTCACCTGTGTCCATGGTAACAGACAACTGCCAAATTCTCCTCCCCCATTCCACCCTACCTTGGGAAACCCCCCTACCTGGTGAAACCCCCCTACCTTGGGAAAAACCCCATCCAATTCCACCCTACCTTGGGAAACGACGCATAGTCTAACCAGCTGCCTCACTAGACTTACCATCAagtccttcttcttctttggatAACCTTCCAAGATAGCATCAAGTATGTCTGTCGCCTGAAAATCGACAACATTATCTgcagttttattttcatttgaagtTATATCAAGATTGATGCAGTAATGCACCATTCGATTGTAAGAGAGAGACTGTTGCAGTTTCCTTTTCAATGAGAGCATGGAATATGTCTGCTTCCAAATGACAGTTTTGTAAAAATTTGTCATTAATAGTTTATTATTAGTAATTTACCCAACAAAGATTATTTGCAAccactttgaaatgttttttatgtatttctcttggggtggggtgggggggtggggagggggtgagtttgtttttgtattttaattttgttatagtTACCAGCAAACTTCATCTGCAAAGATATTAATAACAGTAATATATTATTACTTGGAACCATGCTTAATCCTCCTCCATtaaaccaaatatatatatttctcccGTTCAGTTTCACCATATTAAACAAGACTTTTCTACCCACACGAGGCGCTCACTCACTAACCAGGCGTTTTCTCTTTCTCCACTCTTTCACATATTTCTCGTGCTTGGAGTAAATCCGATTCTTCTCTTCTGGAGTGGTGTGGTTTGTAGCAGCTTTGATCATCTGCAGTTTTCCTTGTTTCTTCTCGCACTGAAATGTTAAATCAATTTAATGTGATCACTAGTTGTAATCAGTTAAAAAAATTCTGATGAGCATGAGGTTTTTGTATTGGGggttttcaacttttcttttaatatttcttccTGTACAGATGGTacagtatttgtattttgtatcctACATATATTCTTCCGCAGTTGTAGTCGATGCAATGACCGTTCCTAGTTCCTACTTAGTCATGCAGTCAAGCTTTGTTCCTGTTAAAAGAGCACAAACCTAACCACTAGCGCGAGGCGATGCTTTCTATGATCAAGTTCAGTCTAAATTTACCTGTTCCTTGATGTCAAACAGGCTCGGAAGGAGCCTGAAAAAAAAGACAGCACCCGATCACAAGCACTTTCAAACATGTTGTACATTCATATAATAGTAAAACCACTAATTCTTGTATGAATTGATCACATTGTTGAGGACTACCTGTGCACCTGATTCTCAGCAGGTAAGAATTTGTTATGTACGGTTTCATTCACATGTCTGCTAGTATACACAGGTGGTGTTTATTCTGTGCGTTAATTCCTTGAGATTTGATTCCTTTAAGTTTCTTACCTCCTCTGTAACATTCTGGAGTTGTTTCTTGGCATCTTCTGTTGTCAGGGCAGAGGTGAGGGAACTTAATTCTAGAGAAGATGAAGAACGGAGAGGAAGAAAACTTTGTCACTTTGTTCTCTGGACGAGTTGGTGACCTAGTAACGCAACTTCCAGGTTGGACGTGAAACTGCCACAAATGAATTCTGTGTTACGGAGGGTTCTCGATAAGTAGCCTGTCGGTCAAATCCGGCCCGTGGGGATTTCAATCTGGTCCATAACTCTTATACTTACATGGTATGCAGAGTCTTAGGACTTCTTTCATCAGCGCCCAACCAGCCGACCCTGCACAATGCTAGGTCCACAGTAGGTATAGTAAGATTTTTTGTTCTCTCTGGACCACCAACCAATGTATTTCTCTGGCCCTCATATGAAACTAATTTGAGGATCCCTGCTGTATTACCCCAAGAAAGCAATCCCCTTATAACCTTGTTGTGTTC contains:
- the LOC139958400 gene encoding homologous-pairing protein 2 homolog isoform X1; the encoded protein is MSKTKEANAGSAILDYLNKQNRPYSAGDVFNNLHKEFGKTMVVRVLEELAKDGKIIEKVYGKQKVYVADQSNFPEVSEKELSEMDAKIGEVKNTLNLTVTSCKQLEKELSSLTSALTTEDAKKQLQNVTEECEKKQGKLQMIKAATNHTTPEEKNRIYSKHEKYVKEWRKRKRLATDILDAILEGYPKKKKDLMEEVGIETDEEYNVKMPERR
- the LOC139958400 gene encoding homologous-pairing protein 2 homolog isoform X2; this encodes MVQPRGMVVRVLEELAKDGKIIEKVYGKQKVYVADQSNFPEVSEKELSEMDAKIGEVKNTLNLTVTSCKQLEKELSSLTSALTTEDAKKQLQNVTEECEKKQGKLQMIKAATNHTTPEEKNRIYSKHEKYVKEWRKRKRLATDILDAILEGYPKKKKDLMEEVGIETDEEYNVKMPERR